A genomic window from Bdellovibrio sp. SKB1291214 includes:
- the flgC gene encoding flagellar basal body rod protein FlgC, which translates to MADFLTGMRISSSGMAAQRMRMNTIASNIANINTTQTPEGGPYRRKDVVFESMPDAKNFGEIVTGTDPMGNMQRVQVTDVVSDRKAPLMKYEPDHPDANPEGYVAYPNINLMEEMTNMIQSSRSYEANVSAMQASKDMAMSALEIGR; encoded by the coding sequence ATGGCTGATTTTTTAACTGGGATGAGAATTAGTAGCAGTGGTATGGCAGCGCAAAGAATGCGCATGAATACGATTGCGAGTAATATCGCAAATATCAATACCACCCAGACCCCTGAGGGCGGCCCGTACCGCAGGAAAGACGTCGTGTTCGAGTCTATGCCTGACGCTAAAAATTTCGGCGAAATCGTGACAGGCACAGACCCTATGGGGAATATGCAACGAGTCCAGGTGACGGATGTCGTCTCTGATCGCAAAGCTCCGCTAATGAAATATGAACCGGATCATCCTGATGCAAATCCAGAGGGTTACGTCGCATATCCGAATATCAATCTGATGGAAGAAATGACCAATATGATACAATCGTCGCGTTCCTACGAGGCCAACGTATCGGCCATGCAAGCGTCAAAAGATATGGCTATGAGTGCTTTGGAGATAGGAAGATAG
- a CDS encoding trypsin-like serine protease — translation MRKSLVLLSLLALAACAEGGFQSPQPIATTAKKSASTTSDTIIGGEVVQPGSDVSKMVLSFKSLLHPLDNQTGHQKVAITQCTASALTRRIVLTAAHCLNGENPSYVEIMEGTTVTTIPVVKTTVIDEFKTDAYADIALAVLKEDLPASTITVSIPNPDMQIDLQKLDLISAGYGKDTDAPGADLKDGLGVLRVVLLKISGYEFSDSKFLVDQSNGKGFCQGDSGGPGLFKHQDKYYVMGVASKTVFPEEHKSSEATIATCSFRGAYVNLLKFKTWIEKTTATLTAEIEASTSTTATETSEPMIAADQKLDD, via the coding sequence ATGAGAAAATCATTAGTGCTTTTATCCTTACTGGCATTAGCGGCCTGTGCAGAAGGTGGATTTCAGTCCCCGCAGCCCATAGCAACAACTGCTAAAAAATCTGCCAGCACGACCAGTGATACAATTATCGGCGGTGAAGTCGTACAACCGGGCAGCGATGTTTCTAAGATGGTTTTGTCATTTAAGTCTTTGCTTCACCCTTTGGATAACCAAACAGGTCATCAAAAAGTTGCAATCACTCAATGCACAGCCTCTGCGCTTACTCGTCGAATCGTTTTGACGGCGGCCCATTGCTTGAATGGTGAAAATCCCAGCTACGTTGAAATCATGGAAGGTACTACGGTCACAACAATCCCTGTTGTGAAAACGACCGTGATTGATGAATTTAAAACAGACGCCTATGCAGACATCGCCTTGGCCGTCTTAAAAGAAGACCTTCCAGCCAGCACAATCACTGTTTCTATTCCCAATCCCGACATGCAAATCGATTTACAGAAATTGGATTTGATCTCGGCCGGTTATGGTAAAGACACCGATGCCCCAGGAGCGGACTTGAAAGATGGACTTGGCGTATTACGTGTGGTCCTTTTAAAAATTTCTGGCTATGAGTTTTCAGATAGTAAATTCTTAGTCGATCAATCCAATGGCAAAGGCTTTTGCCAAGGTGATTCTGGCGGTCCTGGTTTATTTAAACATCAGGACAAATACTATGTAATGGGTGTCGCTTCCAAAACGGTTTTCCCTGAGGAACACAAATCCTCTGAAGCAACCATAGCAACTTGTAGCTTCCGTGGTGCTTACGTGAATTTGCTAAAGTTTAAAACTTGGATTGAAAAAACAACGGCCACTTTGACAGCAGAAATTGAAGCCAGTACAAGCACGACCGCGACAGAGACGTCCGAGCCAATGATCGCAGCCGATCAAAAACTAGACGATTAA
- the flgB gene encoding flagellar basal body rod protein FlgB yields the protein MSGDIFDKTLNGLATSMRMRQLRNNITSSNIANAETPGYHAKKMDFEEALSRSMNMDGMNALSATSGDHFALGGVSVAKTRPDIYENPEGAVNNDGNTVDLEKEMSALSENAIMYKTALQLINKKMAALKYAASEGR from the coding sequence GTGAGTGGTGATATTTTCGATAAAACGTTAAACGGCCTCGCAACGTCAATGCGTATGAGGCAGCTTCGCAATAATATTACTTCTTCGAATATTGCGAATGCAGAGACTCCTGGTTATCACGCTAAAAAAATGGATTTCGAAGAGGCATTGTCTCGTTCGATGAACATGGATGGCATGAATGCCTTAAGTGCAACAAGTGGTGATCACTTTGCATTGGGTGGTGTTTCGGTGGCTAAGACTCGTCCTGATATTTATGAAAATCCAGAGGGCGCTGTTAACAATGACGGCAACACTGTGGATCTTGAGAAAGAAATGTCGGCGTTGTCAGAGAATGCCATCATGTACAAAACGGCTCTTCAATTGATTAATAAAAAAATGGCAGCGTTAAAGTACGCGGCTTCTGAAGGTCGATAG
- a CDS encoding tetratricopeptide repeat protein, with protein sequence MNNLRNVILAGCLCFSLVAIAANSKVNGFINFQGDTVHLELLGQQNWDYDVKRLDVKGQTIVRMTVPALDESTVKSLSTFKSDMVTNVTVDAQGADGKSVISFTLAGESIDTFDYLTDQPSRLIMDFYLNPSMAKATAKEPAKKDETAKVEESPKTVKPVAKTKTGTNRKPATSDALEIKNAGPTVAQADQIQAGIFDGGDPNYERFSIKPYDIKEESIIRSKDNYYITFPMLETPVTQWEKLKITPTIYEITPKSTEENKQARLLLTLFEKERYAVYLKTRNWFQEKYPQSEYNEIIDFMTGDVNLALYKQSGKMEFFDEAIQKYREAIEKYPTSPLSERTSLKVGYLTLERGDNLAALRLFKEHIENKNFGGKDSISKDLARMGMGLAFMRLNKWDDAIAQYDSVEKNSTNRDLKVEAAYRKGDVWVRAKNYAKSVDEYKSALKKYPEGQNSYPNAFYNQAESMFGLKQYPQSLDMYREFIKKFPSSDHAPYAMTRLGELLDILGADKSRVMGAYLETYFRYGETPSAVIARLRLLSARMKGMKPKETANAVKEIMELAKKVDLPNMEQFATVMVADGYSQRGEFDKSVNLLSKYYKEHPGSVDAPLLTGRIIANINGKLDDQVEKGDFIGALKTHSQYADNWLKNSNRLDTKFNVGRAFEMAGTPVESERYYKEVLNRVYALQGTPEAKEIAVKEEVPSVEELNLRLAAVSTNEQKYNQAYEYLKNIKNPEKLDENDQIERVGIAVKLLERRGDTDSAIRYLGELLRTWKGQPELVAEPYLKLAELQLKQNKKDEALQSLSMIDKLMTDSKKVSPVVHAKALEMMGNVYMESNQKDKAISAYKNLLEQYEDTRPLSSIRYKLGQIYFNRGEVQKAAEVWNEFKGQKSGFWKNLAQEQLKNSEWRDGYKKYIQRIPAMAADKQESK encoded by the coding sequence GTGAACAACTTGCGAAACGTAATTTTGGCAGGATGCCTTTGCTTTAGTCTAGTGGCTATTGCAGCGAATAGTAAAGTGAATGGCTTCATTAACTTCCAAGGCGATACTGTGCATTTGGAGTTACTGGGTCAGCAGAATTGGGATTACGACGTGAAGCGTTTGGACGTCAAAGGCCAGACTATCGTCCGTATGACTGTTCCTGCTCTTGATGAATCCACTGTGAAATCCCTGAGCACTTTTAAAAGTGATATGGTGACTAATGTAACTGTCGACGCTCAAGGCGCCGACGGTAAATCTGTGATCTCCTTCACTTTAGCTGGAGAAAGTATTGATACTTTCGATTATCTGACAGATCAGCCTTCGCGGTTGATCATGGATTTTTATTTGAATCCTAGCATGGCAAAAGCTACAGCTAAAGAGCCTGCGAAAAAAGACGAAACCGCAAAGGTTGAAGAATCCCCTAAGACTGTAAAACCAGTAGCGAAAACAAAAACTGGAACTAATCGCAAGCCCGCGACATCGGATGCATTAGAAATAAAGAATGCAGGACCTACCGTTGCCCAAGCAGATCAAATTCAAGCGGGTATCTTTGATGGTGGCGATCCAAACTACGAACGCTTTTCTATCAAGCCTTACGATATTAAAGAAGAATCGATCATCCGTTCGAAGGATAACTACTATATTACTTTCCCAATGCTGGAAACGCCTGTGACTCAATGGGAAAAGTTGAAGATCACTCCGACGATTTACGAAATTACTCCCAAATCCACAGAAGAAAACAAACAGGCACGTCTGTTGTTAACACTGTTCGAAAAGGAACGTTACGCCGTCTATTTGAAGACGCGTAATTGGTTCCAAGAAAAGTATCCGCAATCTGAATACAACGAAATCATCGATTTCATGACGGGGGACGTAAATCTTGCTTTGTATAAACAAAGCGGAAAAATGGAATTTTTTGACGAGGCCATTCAAAAATATAGAGAAGCCATCGAAAAATATCCAACCTCTCCGTTGTCTGAAAGAACGTCTTTAAAGGTTGGTTACCTGACTCTTGAGCGTGGTGACAACTTAGCGGCTCTTCGTCTATTCAAAGAACATATCGAAAACAAAAACTTCGGCGGTAAAGATTCCATTTCTAAGGATTTGGCTCGTATGGGTATGGGCTTGGCTTTCATGCGCCTGAACAAATGGGACGACGCCATTGCTCAGTATGACAGTGTTGAAAAAAATTCGACGAACCGTGATCTAAAAGTTGAAGCAGCTTACCGCAAAGGCGACGTATGGGTTCGTGCTAAGAACTATGCAAAGTCTGTTGATGAATACAAAAGTGCGTTAAAGAAATACCCAGAGGGTCAGAACTCCTATCCCAATGCCTTCTATAACCAAGCAGAATCAATGTTTGGTTTGAAGCAGTATCCACAAAGTTTGGATATGTACCGTGAGTTCATTAAGAAATTCCCATCAAGTGATCATGCTCCTTATGCGATGACTCGGTTAGGAGAGTTGTTGGATATCTTGGGTGCAGATAAATCTCGCGTGATGGGTGCATATCTTGAGACTTATTTCCGTTACGGTGAAACTCCAAGTGCCGTTATTGCTCGTTTGCGTCTGTTAAGTGCTCGTATGAAGGGCATGAAACCTAAAGAGACCGCTAACGCCGTTAAAGAAATCATGGAGCTTGCGAAAAAAGTCGATCTTCCGAATATGGAACAATTCGCAACTGTGATGGTGGCTGACGGTTATTCTCAGCGTGGTGAGTTTGATAAATCTGTTAACTTGTTATCTAAGTACTATAAAGAACATCCAGGTTCTGTAGATGCTCCGCTATTGACCGGCAGAATTATCGCTAACATTAATGGAAAATTGGATGACCAAGTTGAGAAAGGCGACTTTATCGGCGCTTTGAAAACACACAGTCAATACGCTGACAACTGGTTGAAAAACTCCAACCGTTTAGATACGAAATTCAACGTAGGTCGCGCCTTTGAAATGGCTGGAACTCCCGTGGAGTCCGAGCGTTATTATAAAGAAGTACTGAATCGTGTGTATGCTTTGCAAGGTACACCTGAAGCCAAAGAAATTGCAGTGAAAGAGGAAGTTCCATCTGTCGAAGAATTGAATCTTCGTCTGGCTGCGGTTTCCACGAATGAGCAAAAATATAATCAAGCTTACGAATATCTTAAGAACATCAAGAATCCTGAAAAATTGGATGAAAATGACCAGATCGAACGTGTGGGTATTGCTGTGAAACTGCTTGAAAGACGTGGCGACACAGACTCTGCAATCCGTTATTTGGGCGAGCTGCTAAGAACTTGGAAAGGCCAGCCAGAACTGGTAGCTGAGCCTTACTTAAAATTAGCTGAGCTACAATTGAAGCAGAACAAAAAGGACGAAGCCCTTCAGTCTTTAAGCATGATCGACAAGCTGATGACAGATTCTAAAAAAGTTTCTCCGGTGGTTCATGCCAAAGCATTAGAAATGATGGGCAACGTCTACATGGAGTCGAACCAGAAGGACAAGGCAATCAGCGCTTATAAAAATCTTTTGGAACAATACGAGGATACAAGACCTCTTTCTTCCATCAGATATAAGCTGGGACAAATTTATTTTAATCGCGGCGAAGTTCAAAAAGCAGCCGAGGTTTGGAACGAATTCAAAGGTCAAAAAAGTGGATTCTGGAAAAATCTTGCGCAAGAGCAGTTAAAGAACTCCGAGTGGCGAGACGGTTATAAAAAGTATATTCAAAGAATTCCGGCAATGGCCGCTGATAAGCAGGAAAGCAAGTAG
- a CDS encoding ABC transporter ATP-binding protein gives MSQKPQAFIEVVDFHKTFGDKKVHQGVSFYVRKGECLGLIGGSGTGKSVLLRTLVGLEKPDKGTVIVDGTEIQSMSESQLIDIRKKVAYAFQGGALFDSMTVYENLAYPLREHFKFSEQEIANQIKAQLEEFGLAPGTEKLYPGNLSGGMQKRVGLARAMMIHPQVVLYDEPTAGLDPYNTKKIQESILKLKSKGMTSILVTHDMPTVYAVCDKVALLQNGRISEQYTIDTLKKEPSGSMTEFINGESA, from the coding sequence ATGAGCCAAAAGCCGCAAGCCTTTATTGAAGTTGTTGATTTCCATAAGACCTTTGGCGATAAAAAAGTTCACCAAGGAGTGAGCTTTTATGTGCGCAAAGGCGAATGCCTGGGTCTGATTGGTGGATCTGGTACTGGTAAGTCCGTTCTGCTGCGCACATTGGTGGGATTGGAAAAACCTGACAAGGGCACAGTGATCGTTGATGGCACTGAAATTCAAAGCATGTCAGAAAGCCAACTGATCGATATCCGTAAAAAAGTCGCCTATGCCTTCCAGGGCGGGGCTCTTTTTGACTCGATGACTGTTTATGAAAATCTAGCTTATCCTCTGAGAGAACATTTTAAATTCTCTGAACAAGAGATCGCTAATCAAATCAAAGCCCAACTAGAAGAATTTGGTTTGGCACCAGGCACAGAAAAACTTTATCCAGGTAATCTGTCCGGTGGTATGCAAAAGCGCGTGGGACTGGCCCGAGCGATGATGATTCATCCGCAAGTGGTTCTGTACGATGAACCGACAGCTGGTTTGGACCCGTATAATACCAAAAAGATCCAGGAATCTATTTTGAAATTAAAATCCAAAGGGATGACTTCGATTTTAGTCACCCATGATATGCCCACGGTATATGCTGTGTGCGACAAAGTCGCTTTGCTGCAAAATGGTCGTATCAGTGAGCAATACACCATCGACACCTTGAAAAAAGAACCAAGCGGATCGATGACAGAATTTATCAACGGAGAGAGTGCGTAA
- the fliE gene encoding flagellar hook-basal body complex protein FliE, translated as MEGFTVSNANRFLETGNLRDSKSLSISGETTPLSNTSESGKSFADTLKDAVSSVNELQKSSDKFAQNIATGKTDDVAGAMIAAEKADIALRVMVQVRNKIIDAYQEVMKMQV; from the coding sequence ATGGAAGGGTTTACTGTATCAAATGCCAACAGATTCCTCGAGACAGGAAATCTGCGTGACTCAAAGTCACTGTCCATCTCGGGAGAGACGACACCACTAAGTAACACATCAGAATCCGGTAAGAGCTTCGCTGACACCTTGAAAGATGCTGTTAGTTCCGTGAATGAGTTGCAAAAGTCTTCAGACAAATTTGCACAAAACATTGCTACAGGAAAAACAGACGATGTCGCTGGAGCGATGATTGCTGCAGAAAAAGCGGATATCGCTTTGCGCGTAATGGTTCAAGTGCGCAACAAGATCATTGATGCGTATCAAGAAGTCATGAAGATGCAAGTTTAG
- a CDS encoding DUF721 domain-containing protein, producing the protein MNKDDPSNPKNKKRKLTLGSEVLQSLFENGKSPLSEQFMRWKLWAKWEEVVGPTIAKNAEPVGFQRGVLYVWVRNSSWMQQMIFLKDQIRNTINEKFENNFVRYIKFTLDRHEVPQDDQLGIKEMIQRLAPDTED; encoded by the coding sequence ATGAATAAAGACGATCCAAGCAACCCTAAAAATAAAAAGCGCAAGCTCACTCTAGGATCTGAAGTCCTACAGAGTCTTTTTGAAAATGGCAAGTCGCCATTGTCAGAACAGTTTATGCGCTGGAAACTATGGGCGAAATGGGAAGAAGTTGTGGGTCCTACGATTGCAAAAAATGCAGAGCCCGTGGGTTTCCAACGAGGTGTTCTGTATGTTTGGGTTAGAAATTCGTCGTGGATGCAGCAGATGATCTTTTTGAAGGATCAAATCCGCAATACCATAAACGAAAAATTTGAGAATAACTTTGTTCGCTATATCAAGTTCACCCTGGATCGCCATGAAGTTCCTCAAGACGACCAATTGGGTATCAAAGAGATGATCCAGCGCTTGGCGCCAGATACAGAAGATTAA
- the fliF gene encoding flagellar basal-body MS-ring/collar protein FliF codes for MNKIFGGLVVQFREFFKNLGPTKRLSVVAVTLIAVVALLTMLFMASGKDYVPLFTNIPTEQVSSIVAKLNEKNIPFQLRDGGKTVAIPKELLHSTQMTLMAEIGSPKMGNIGLELFDKQDFGVNSYAQKINYQRALQGELMRAINTLTAVKQSKVILALPNKKTFLEEGGSASASVVVELHSGKELTADQVRGIRYLVANAVEGMDADKVAVLDERGKVLTRTSDGSTGGSNELLDLKAKVERDFEDRIEDILSKVVGHAKVVAKVDATLNHRVISSVEELVDPDKTAIRSQQSEEESLDGARTNPAGVPGSRSNIPGAEDSSGQVGFKQDVKKELKTINYEVPKTVRNIRETAGNLERLSIAVVVDGVAVTTKKDDGTTETKWQPRSAEEVKKYEDLIKGAVGFNAARGDSVKVETIQFQPEDFSEAEKILTTLERKKLIHALFKWALLGFSLALFFFIVVRPFMQWITDSFQDSVEEMLPRTIEELEELQSVDNTLPGMSTALPVLQESIDPEKAESELLKDRIMATMGRDEEKAANAFGMWLVRKDS; via the coding sequence TTGAATAAAATTTTTGGTGGATTGGTTGTCCAGTTTCGTGAGTTCTTTAAAAATCTGGGTCCAACCAAAAGACTTTCAGTTGTTGCCGTAACTCTTATTGCGGTAGTGGCTCTATTGACGATGCTATTCATGGCTTCGGGCAAAGATTACGTTCCTCTATTCACGAACATCCCAACCGAACAAGTTTCCTCTATCGTTGCTAAATTGAACGAAAAGAACATTCCGTTCCAATTGCGTGATGGTGGTAAAACAGTAGCGATTCCTAAAGAACTTCTGCATTCAACGCAAATGACGTTGATGGCTGAAATCGGTTCTCCAAAAATGGGTAACATCGGTCTTGAGCTTTTCGATAAGCAAGATTTTGGTGTGAACTCTTATGCTCAAAAAATCAATTACCAAAGAGCTTTGCAAGGTGAGTTGATGAGAGCAATCAACACTTTGACAGCGGTAAAGCAGTCTAAAGTTATCTTGGCTCTTCCAAATAAAAAAACATTCCTTGAAGAGGGTGGTTCAGCTTCTGCGTCCGTTGTTGTTGAACTTCACTCTGGTAAAGAACTTACTGCGGACCAAGTTCGTGGTATCCGTTACCTAGTTGCCAATGCTGTTGAAGGTATGGATGCAGATAAAGTCGCGGTTCTTGATGAACGCGGTAAAGTTTTGACTCGTACTTCAGATGGCTCAACAGGTGGTTCTAACGAATTATTGGATCTGAAAGCAAAAGTTGAAAGAGATTTCGAAGATCGTATCGAAGACATTCTTTCGAAAGTTGTCGGTCACGCTAAAGTCGTAGCTAAAGTTGATGCGACTTTGAATCACCGTGTGATCTCTTCTGTTGAAGAACTTGTTGATCCAGATAAAACAGCGATTCGTTCTCAACAATCTGAAGAGGAATCTTTGGATGGTGCTCGTACGAACCCCGCTGGGGTTCCGGGTTCTCGTTCCAACATTCCAGGTGCTGAAGACAGCTCGGGCCAAGTTGGTTTCAAACAAGACGTTAAAAAAGAATTGAAGACAATTAATTATGAAGTTCCGAAAACTGTGCGCAACATCCGCGAAACTGCGGGTAACCTAGAGCGCTTAAGTATCGCAGTAGTTGTTGACGGTGTGGCCGTTACAACTAAAAAAGACGACGGTACGACAGAGACCAAGTGGCAGCCCCGTTCGGCTGAAGAAGTTAAAAAGTACGAAGACCTGATCAAGGGTGCAGTTGGTTTCAATGCGGCTCGCGGTGACTCTGTTAAAGTTGAAACGATCCAGTTCCAACCAGAAGATTTCTCCGAAGCGGAAAAAATCCTGACGACGCTTGAGCGTAAAAAATTGATCCACGCTTTGTTCAAATGGGCTTTGCTGGGTTTCTCCTTGGCTCTGTTCTTCTTCATCGTGGTTCGTCCATTCATGCAATGGATCACAGACAGCTTCCAAGACTCTGTTGAGGAAATGCTTCCACGTACTATCGAAGAACTTGAAGAATTGCAATCGGTGGATAATACGCTTCCGGGTATGTCGACGGCTCTTCCTGTATTGCAGGAATCTATTGACCCTGAGAAAGCTGAATCTGAATTGTTGAAAGATCGTATTATGGCCACTATGGGTCGTGATGAAGAAAAAGCAGCCAATGCTTTCGGCATGTGGTTGGTTAGGAAGGATTCTTAA
- a CDS encoding MlaE family ABC transporter permease → MLQALLPLTHFTIEIFHFLGGIGLLTRDIFKELTTTKIYWRLLGEQIYQVGIRSAPLIVVTAVTIGAVMSLQFGLGLEKFGGKMYVPKLLAVTILREMGPMFTSLMLAARVGAGIASEIGSMVVTQQVDAIRALGTSPIRKIVIPRVLACLITLPILCAVTNVVANAGGLFIGAVELKLDPSFYLLKVLSTSSLGDYVSGFGKTFFFSLFISIPACYFGLNVQNGTKEVGIATTKAVVVSSILILIGDFFLSKLFWIVEKAL, encoded by the coding sequence ATGCTTCAAGCACTTCTACCCCTCACTCATTTCACGATCGAGATCTTCCACTTCTTAGGTGGGATTGGTCTTTTGACTCGTGATATTTTCAAAGAGCTTACAACGACGAAAATTTACTGGCGTCTGTTGGGCGAGCAAATTTATCAAGTCGGCATCCGCTCTGCCCCCCTTATTGTGGTGACTGCAGTTACAATTGGTGCGGTGATGTCCCTGCAATTCGGTCTGGGCCTGGAAAAGTTCGGTGGTAAAATGTACGTGCCAAAACTTTTAGCCGTAACAATCTTACGCGAAATGGGTCCGATGTTCACAAGCTTAATGCTGGCGGCTCGGGTGGGCGCCGGTATCGCTTCTGAAATTGGCTCGATGGTTGTGACTCAGCAAGTGGATGCGATCCGCGCCTTGGGCACCTCGCCGATTCGTAAAATCGTTATTCCTCGCGTTCTGGCCTGTTTGATTACTCTGCCAATTCTGTGTGCTGTAACGAATGTTGTAGCGAATGCGGGTGGCTTGTTCATTGGTGCCGTTGAGCTTAAACTGGATCCAAGCTTTTATCTTTTGAAAGTTTTGTCGACGTCTTCGCTGGGTGACTACGTTTCTGGCTTCGGTAAAACGTTCTTTTTCTCTTTGTTTATTTCGATACCCGCTTGTTACTTCGGTTTGAATGTTCAAAACGGAACCAAAGAAGTCGGTATTGCAACGACAAAAGCCGTTGTGGTTTCTTCGATCTTGATTTTGATCGGTGATTTCTTTTTATCAAAACTTTTCTGGATTGTGGAGAAAGCCCTATGA
- a CDS encoding sigma 54-interacting transcriptional regulator, with protein sequence MSYFDFDALNIEDRKMNEAKQLGLQLAATQASLLVVGEAGVGKTSFARYIYSKSRSGKIQVLECKNAGGFNFDKVDGGTLLIEDLDCASSHVQAELMKLAERTDGTRPRFISTSRRDLRAMVKQEQFRQDLFYKIAVVQLEVPRLEDRTHDFSTIASFILEVTQIMHGRSGLHFSADAYARLSGWNWPGNIRELENVIERAVVLTKGQVIEVASIQFESVQDETASDFAPGMSLSAVEKRLILQTLELTAQNRTRAAQMLGISIRTLRNKLNEYREEGVA encoded by the coding sequence ATGTCGTATTTTGATTTTGATGCCTTGAACATCGAAGACAGAAAAATGAATGAAGCAAAGCAATTGGGTTTGCAGTTAGCTGCAACACAAGCGAGTTTGCTTGTCGTCGGTGAAGCGGGTGTAGGTAAAACAAGTTTTGCCCGTTATATCTACTCAAAAAGTCGTTCGGGAAAAATTCAAGTTCTTGAATGCAAAAACGCTGGTGGCTTCAACTTTGATAAAGTTGATGGCGGCACCCTTTTGATTGAAGACTTAGATTGCGCATCTTCACATGTGCAGGCGGAGCTGATGAAGCTAGCCGAAAGAACGGATGGCACTCGTCCGCGTTTTATTTCTACATCCCGTCGTGATTTACGTGCCATGGTGAAACAAGAACAATTCAGGCAGGATCTGTTTTACAAAATTGCGGTCGTGCAGTTGGAAGTTCCTCGCCTTGAGGACCGTACTCACGATTTCTCGACGATCGCGAGTTTCATTTTAGAAGTAACTCAAATTATGCACGGTCGTTCTGGGTTGCATTTTTCTGCTGATGCGTATGCTCGTTTAAGTGGTTGGAATTGGCCGGGGAATATTCGTGAGCTTGAAAATGTTATAGAGCGTGCGGTGGTTCTGACTAAAGGCCAGGTCATTGAAGTCGCTTCTATTCAATTTGAGTCTGTGCAGGATGAAACGGCATCAGATTTTGCGCCGGGAATGTCCCTTTCTGCGGTTGAAAAGCGTCTGATTCTTCAGACCCTGGAGTTGACGGCACAGAACCGCACCCGTGCGGCTCAAATGCTTGGAATCAGTATCAGAACTTTAAGGAATAAACTTAACGAATACAGGGAAGAAGGTGTCGCGTGA
- a CDS encoding MlaD family protein, with product MESSNSTQVKVGIFLAIGIVIILASIFFIGGEKSVFKSYVNLHAHFDQVQGLAEGSVVSLSGVTIGNVQKIEFLSEKNALDVVMRVDKDFLPRLREGSQVEIRTQGALGDKFVFIIPGDPRNPEIKDGTILEVAKPTDLIGVISERGSEAGKLFDVINEMHRAVKAMNDNNRLGKIMANFESTSANLSKVSGDASRVMGQLNEGNSGEKLKNTINKLDAIIAKVDRGEGTLGALINDPSIHNQLKALLGGTQRKNNVKSLLRTSIEKED from the coding sequence ATGGAATCATCAAACAGCACACAAGTAAAAGTCGGAATTTTCTTAGCGATTGGTATCGTGATCATTCTGGCTTCGATTTTTTTCATCGGTGGCGAAAAATCGGTTTTTAAATCCTATGTGAACCTTCACGCACACTTTGACCAAGTTCAAGGTTTGGCTGAAGGAAGCGTAGTCTCTTTATCGGGTGTGACAATTGGTAACGTCCAAAAGATTGAATTCTTGTCAGAGAAAAATGCCCTTGATGTCGTTATGCGCGTGGATAAAGACTTTCTGCCGCGCTTGCGCGAAGGCTCTCAAGTTGAAATCCGCACACAAGGTGCCTTGGGGGACAAATTCGTATTCATCATTCCCGGTGATCCACGCAATCCAGAAATCAAAGACGGTACAATCTTAGAAGTCGCAAAGCCAACAGACTTGATCGGCGTTATCTCTGAGCGCGGCAGCGAAGCCGGAAAACTATTCGACGTCATTAACGAAATGCACCGAGCTGTGAAAGCGATGAACGACAACAATCGCTTAGGGAAAATCATGGCAAACTTTGAATCAACATCCGCCAACCTTAGCAAAGTCAGCGGTGACGCTTCACGAGTGATGGGCCAGCTAAACGAGGGCAATAGCGGTGAAAAACTTAAAAATACCATCAACAAACTTGATGCCATCATCGCTAAAGTAGACCGTGGTGAAGGAACCCTGGGCGCCCTGATCAACGACCCAAGCATCCACAATCAGTTAAAAGCGCTGCTCGGCGGAACTCAACGCAAAAACAATGTGAAGAGCTTGCTAAGAACATCGATCGAAAAAGAAGACTAA